A DNA window from Chlamydiales bacterium contains the following coding sequences:
- a CDS encoding C45 family autoproteolytic acyltransferase/hydrolase yields the protein MSFNQVHENIGSGQQLFTYPSAKIWTTWKHICSFTSIRVHHWLYDHPTTRKVAEVAAYTIGVGVIAAAAFATSPLMITGIAIGGALIIGITYVASRILNCLVPMRHDMKDHAFSPEKLERNGKLLGELYYDGEVPILRIDSEDPYESGYTQGYLLRDALASLYRNIELCLFTLAREKRPSKIGKILDVVKSKIPEKFLLELQGLVDGYNSRKGLLESTITLEDLLYLQLMPDRMYFNPSKVNATEKEKEEANPLFSTQAVACTLTALYDKDNVPLFARTLDWFSFGNLGRLSLVISRINSATRIRVAEVSVPGFIGSLTGINSSGLSVAMNVTPYEKGITTIEGIPAAFYNRMILENCHTFDQAEKFIASQKPMGPYHLSVSDQAKAGTFSMYQKEDWTNAWSQDRHNNHRLRLLTKQDVLITTNCSCNPEKHDMFNGKYRKSLIKDYLERNSQIQDPKEILSHTQSIPWVNNPFTTHGVIMGSKTLEVAFDNAWSGDRDLHPVDLAKLFG from the coding sequence ATGAGTTTTAACCAGGTGCATGAAAATATTGGTAGCGGACAGCAGTTATTCACCTACCCTTCAGCTAAAATTTGGACTACCTGGAAACACATCTGCTCTTTTACTAGTATTAGGGTTCATCATTGGTTGTATGATCATCCAACCACACGAAAGGTGGCTGAAGTAGCAGCATATACAATTGGAGTAGGTGTCATTGCTGCAGCAGCTTTTGCAACATCGCCTCTTATGATTACTGGAATTGCTATTGGTGGTGCACTCATTATAGGAATTACATATGTGGCTTCTCGGATACTAAATTGTCTAGTTCCCATGCGTCATGATATGAAAGATCATGCATTTTCCCCAGAGAAATTGGAAAGGAATGGTAAGCTTTTAGGAGAGCTTTATTATGATGGAGAAGTACCCATTTTAAGGATAGACTCAGAAGATCCTTATGAATCGGGATACACTCAAGGATATCTTCTTAGAGATGCTCTTGCAAGCCTTTATCGAAATATTGAATTATGCCTTTTTACTCTTGCAAGAGAGAAAAGACCATCAAAAATAGGGAAGATTTTAGACGTTGTAAAATCTAAAATTCCCGAGAAATTTCTTTTGGAGCTTCAAGGATTAGTTGATGGCTACAACTCAAGGAAAGGATTACTCGAAAGTACCATTACCTTAGAAGATCTACTTTATCTTCAACTTATGCCAGACAGAATGTATTTTAATCCGTCTAAAGTTAATGCTACAGAGAAAGAAAAAGAGGAGGCAAACCCATTATTTTCAACACAGGCAGTTGCTTGCACATTAACAGCTCTTTATGACAAGGATAACGTGCCATTATTTGCGCGTACGCTGGACTGGTTTTCATTTGGTAATTTGGGTAGATTAAGTCTTGTGATTTCTCGAATTAATTCTGCTACGAGAATTCGTGTGGCTGAAGTTTCAGTACCAGGCTTTATCGGTTCCCTCACTGGCATTAATAGCTCAGGACTATCTGTTGCTATGAATGTAACACCCTATGAAAAGGGAATTACTACTATAGAAGGTATTCCTGCGGCCTTTTACAATCGCATGATTTTGGAAAATTGTCATACTTTTGATCAAGCTGAAAAATTTATTGCTTCTCAAAAGCCTATGGGTCCATATCATCTGAGTGTATCTGATCAAGCAAAAGCGGGTACGTTTTCAATGTACCAAAAAGAAGATTGGACTAATGCCTGGTCTCAAGATAGGCACAATAATCATCGTCTTCGTCTATTGACAAAACAGGATGTACTGATTACGACAAATTGCTCTTGCAATCCGGAAAAACATGATATGTTTAATGGAAAGTACAGGAAAAGCTTGATTAAGGACTATCTAGAGAGAAACAGTCAAATACAAGATCCAAAAGAGATTTTATCGCATACTCAGTCTATTCCATGGGTAAATAATCCTTTCACAACTCATGGGGTGATCATGGGCTCTAAAACTCTTGAAGTAGCGTTTGATAATGCGTGGTCTGGCGATCGGGACTTACATCCCGTTGATCTTGCCAAACTTTTTGGATAA
- a CDS encoding SycD/LcrH family type III secretion system chaperone — MSHLKDVEKKKRMDDPVQFKKMMEAIVGLAKKAPSINQLIEFSGDAEENLYGVANHLYETGHYKEGIDVFDKLFMLDVSSYRYALGAAACRHQLKQYAKAIAYYMIAGINNPSNPAPSFFAAECSLELGEKESALLFFQETLQKIGDSKEFHTIKERSELLIPALKNPTQE, encoded by the coding sequence ATGTCCCATTTAAAAGATGTTGAGAAAAAAAAACGCATGGATGATCCTGTACAATTTAAAAAGATGATGGAAGCAATTGTAGGTCTTGCAAAAAAAGCGCCTTCCATTAATCAATTGATCGAATTTTCTGGTGATGCTGAAGAAAATCTTTATGGAGTTGCAAATCATCTATATGAAACGGGGCACTATAAAGAAGGAATTGATGTTTTTGATAAGTTATTTATGTTAGATGTTTCTAGTTATAGATATGCACTTGGCGCAGCTGCTTGTCGTCATCAGTTGAAGCAGTATGCAAAGGCAATTGCTTACTACATGATTGCAGGCATCAATAACCCATCTAATCCTGCGCCTAGTTTTTTTGCTGCAGAGTGCAGCTTGGAACTTGGGGAAAAAGAGTCGGCGCTACTCTTTTTCCAAGAGACTTTACAGAAGATAGGTGATAGTAAAGAATTTCATACCATAAAAGAGCGCTCAGAACTTCTTATTCCCGCTTTGAAAAATCCAACGCAAGAATAG
- the rpsL gene encoding 30S ribosomal protein S12 has translation MPTINQLVRQGRECKQKRKKSPALDQCPQRRGVCLQVKTKTPKKPNSALRKVAWVRLSNGQEVIAYIGGEGHNLQEHSIVLVRGGRVKDLPGVRYHIVRGTLDCAAVKDRKQGRSKYGAKRPK, from the coding sequence ATGCCTACAATAAATCAACTGGTACGTCAAGGCCGTGAGTGTAAACAAAAACGCAAAAAATCACCTGCCTTAGATCAATGCCCACAAAGACGTGGAGTCTGTCTACAAGTAAAGACAAAAACTCCTAAAAAACCCAACTCTGCTCTTAGAAAAGTAGCCTGGGTTCGCCTTTCCAACGGCCAAGAAGTTATTGCCTACATCGGTGGCGAAGGCCATAACCTACAAGAACACAGCATCGTTTTGGTACGCGGCGGCAGAGTAAAAGACTTGCCAGGTGTTCGTTACCACATCGTGAGAGGTACTTTAGACTGCGCAGCAGTAAAAGACCGTAAACAAGGAAGATCGAAGTACGGCGCAAAAAGACCCAAGTAA
- the rpsG gene encoding 30S ribosomal protein S7, with protein sequence MSRRHRADKRKIEPDPVYGSLVLAKFINKVMQDGKKSIARQVVYNAIEKFAKRVNAEHPLYAFEEALENAKPALEVKSRRIGGATYQVPVEIPAERRTSLAMLWIINYSREKAGRSMEDGLSSELTDCFNNQGATIKKKDDTHRMAESNKAFAHYKW encoded by the coding sequence ATGTCTAGAAGACATCGCGCAGATAAGCGCAAAATTGAACCAGACCCAGTATATGGCAGCCTAGTGCTTGCTAAATTCATCAACAAAGTTATGCAAGATGGAAAAAAATCTATTGCAAGACAAGTTGTGTATAATGCAATTGAAAAATTTGCAAAACGTGTCAATGCTGAACATCCTCTCTATGCCTTTGAAGAGGCTCTTGAGAATGCAAAACCCGCTCTTGAAGTAAAATCTCGTCGTATTGGTGGAGCTACCTACCAAGTACCTGTTGAAATCCCAGCAGAAAGGCGCACCTCCCTTGCTATGCTTTGGATTATCAATTATTCCAGAGAAAAAGCAGGCCGCTCTATGGAAGATGGCCTCTCAAGCGAGCTTACTGATTGTTTTAACAATCAAGGCGCAACCATCAAGAAAAAAGATGATACTCACAGAATGGCTGAGTCTAATAAAGCCTTTGCACACTACAAATGGTAA